The genomic DNA CGAACCGCCTTTTACCGGCCGTTTACTGCACAACAAGCGCGATGGTGTCTACCACTGTCTGGTATGTGACGCCCCGTTGTTCAATTCCCAAACGAAGTTCGATTCTGGCTGTGGCTGGCCAAGCTTTTATGAGCCGGTCAGCGACGATGCGATCCGCTACCTGAGCGACACGTCGCACGGCATGGTGCGTACTGAAATTCGTTGCGGAACCTGTGACGCCCACCTTGGACACGTCTTCCCGGATGGTCCTCAGCCGACGGGTGAGCGTTTCTGTGTGAATTCAGCGTCGATGAGCTTCACCGATGATGAAAACGGTGACCAGATCAAAGGTTGAAAAAACGATTCAGCAAATTATTCCTTTGAAAGGGAGAGATCGTGAATATTGATGACATGATTAGCGGTATGACGCCGGAGGTGTATCAGCGCCTGGTGACTGCTGTTGAACTGGGCAAATGGCCGGACGGTGTCGCGCTCACGCCGGAGCAAAAAGAGAACAGTCTGCAACTGGTGATGCTCTGGCAGGCGCGTAACAATACCGACGCGCAACACATGACTATCGACACTCAAGGCCAGATGGTGATGAAGAGCAAGCGCGAGCTGAAAGAGGACTTTGGTATCACGCCAAAGCCGATCGCGACGATAAAGATGCAGTAACGGTGGGGCGGCAGGCCTGCCAGCGCCCTCTCTCTGGAGAGAGGGCGTGCTTATCTTACTCTTTGGGTTTAATTCCCAGCGACTCCGCCAGCTGTTTCGCTAACTGGTTATTGTCATCCGCGCCGTACTCCCAGAACATCGCCCCGGCGAGACCTTTCTCCTTGATGTAATCCGCTTTGATGGCGACGGAACGCGGGTTCTCATAGGAAAGGGCAAACAGCGCCTTGCCGTCCGCCGCATTCACTGAAAGCCACGGCACTTGCGCCCGTTCGTCCCAGTGTTCGGTAAAACGCTTCTGCGGATCGTTTAAGAGCTTTTTCACAATATCGTTGTACTTCACATACGTATCTTTGGTCAGGTCGTAGCCCAGTGACGCGAATAAGCCGGTTTCCTTAGGTCCAAAGTAGGGCTGGGTCACCGGATGGTTTTGCGCATCGGGTTTTGTCCAGTCAATACCGGGCTCCACGGCGCGTTTCGGCACGCGGCCGTAAAAACCAATCCCGAGGTTCATCTGTTGCGGCTTCAGCCCGGCCGCCAGATAGTTGTTCACCACAAAATCCACGCTGTATTTGTCTGCGGCGGCCACCGTTGGCCAGTCGCTGGAGTCATACAGATTGGCGTTGAAATACTGTGTGCCATACGCCATGTCGTAGGTCATCAGGTTGATGTAGTCGAGCAGCGGGGCAATGGCCTTCACATCCACCCAGCTTTTTGGACTTTCTGCATTTGCCCCTACCGCGATGGTGACCAGCTTTTTATGGCCGAAGGCGGCGCGCAATTCTTTCAGCAGTGCGGTGAAGTTATCGCGATCGGCTGGCGTGCTGGCCACCAGTCCCCATGCACCATTTACCGGGTATTCCCAGTCAAGATCGATGCCGTCGAGTGCATATTTTTCGACAATCTCCTGAGCCGAGCGGATAAACACCGCACGGCTCTCTTGGGTCGCGGCTGCGCCGGAGAAGCCACGCGCACCCCATCCGCCCACGGACAGCAGCACTTTCAGGTTTGGATTTTGCTTACGCAGCGTCGGGATTAGCGCCAGATCGGCGGCGACTTTTGGCGACAGCCAGATCTGATGAAGTTTCGCCGGATCTTTCAGCGCAGCATGGGTTTCGTCTTTCTCATCGTTATAGACCAGACCAAATGAGTAGTTCAGGTGGGTAATCTGACGAACGTCGAGCGTATTGATATCACCACCGGGACCGGCGGTGACATCGCCACCGCCATTAAAATATCCCACAGACATCAGGGGCGTGGCGGAAGCAACTGACGCGCAAAGCAGGGGTAATGCTGCCAGCAAAGGCAAACGTTTCATACAAGTTCCTCTTTGACTTAACAAAAATAACCACGCCACGGAAAAGACGTGGCGAAAAAACAGCCTGAAGAGAATAGCATTGCCGCTTCGCTGGTGATGCGAGGGAGTTCACTTTATGGGGAATGAGACGGGGCGTGCCGGGCAGCACTGTGGCTTGCCCGGCGAGAAGGTCAGGCGTGCGTTTCCAGCCAGTCTTCCAGGGTATACAGGGTGGCGCCTTCCGCGGCCATATCCATAAACGCCTGTGCGCTGTCATGCGCCTGAATGTTCACCCCACGACAGCCGTCGGTGATGACGCTGACGGTATAGCCTAGCTGGAGGGCGTCCAGCACGGTGAACTTCACGCAGTAATCCGTCGCCAGACCCAGCACAATCAGTTCGGTGATTTCGTGATGGCGTAACCACCCGTCCAGCGCCGTTTTCTGGCGATGTCCGTTATCAAAGAAGGCGCTGTAGCTGTCAATAGACGGGTTTTCCCCTTTATGAAACACCGCGTCGATGGCCTTCTGATTCAGCAGCGGATGCAGCTGCGCACCTTCCGTCTGTTGCACGCAGTGATCCGGCCAGAAGGTTTGTGCCAGGCCGTCAAGTTCACCCTGCGTGAAGGGCTCAACGCCGTGCTGGCTGGCAAAACTGCCGTGGTCAGCCGGGTGCCAGTCCTGGCTTGCGACAACCGCCTCACCCCGCGTTTTGCACCACTCAATCAGCGTATTCGCCACGTCTACGGTGCTGTCACCTTCAGCGACGGCCAGTGCGCCGCCCGCACAGAAATCATTTTGCAAATCGACCAGTAACAGGGCGCGTTGCGTCATGGTGTCTCCTTATTCGTCCGGCGTCAGTTCGCCGCGCAGGTTTTGCATCATCGCGCTGCGGATGGACTGAATGTCCAGATCCTGACTCAGTAAATAGTGAAGTTTAGTCAGCGTGGCTTCAACGGTCATATCGAATCCGCTGATAACGCCTGCATGCGCGAGGGCGTTACCGGTGGCGTAACCGCCCATGTTGACTTTACCGGACATGCATTGCGTCAGGTTAACCACCACGATCCCGCGCTCGCTCGCTTCCTGCAGCTCTTTCAGGAACTCGCCGTTCTGCGGGGCATTGCCCACGCCGTAAGAGCGCAGGATCAGCGCTTTCACCGGCTGGCGCAGGAAGTTACGCACCACATCTGCAGAGATACCCGGGTAAATCGTTACCACGCCAATCGGTTGCGGCGTGATCGGATGAACAATCAGTTCGCCCGCCGTGCTCGGCGCAGGCGGGGTGCCCAGACGACGAATATGGATGCCCGCCTCCAGCAGCGGCTGCAGGTTCGGTGAGGCGAAAGCGTCAAAGCCATCGGCGTGCGCCTTCGTGGTCCGGTTGCCGCGATACAGTCGGTTGTTGAAGAACAGCGACACTTCGTTAATCGGGTAATTCGCTGCCACATACAGGGAGTTGAGCAGGTTGATCTGCCCGTCAGAACGCAGCTCCGCCAGCGGAATTTGCGAGCCGGTGACGATGACGGGTTTGCCCAGATTCTCCAGCATGAAGGAGAGTGCCGAGGCGGTAAACGCCATCGTGTCGGTACCATGCAGGATCACAAAGCCGTCGTACTGGTCGTAATGGGCTTTAATGTCGTCCGCGATATGCTGCCAGTCTTCCGGCGTCATATCGGAGGAGTCCATCAGCGGCTCGTATTCGTGGATGGTGAAGTCAGGCATTTCAGGACGGTGGAATTCAGGCATCAGCGCGAGCTGGCGCTGAAGGTGGCCGGAGACCGGGATATAGCCGTTTTCAGAGCGCTGCATACCGATGGTACCGCCAGTGTAGGCTACATAAATCGATTTCTTCTGCATGGTAGTGAGTTCTTGTTCTTCAAAAGAAAAAAATCCCCTCTTCACGGGAAGAGGGGACGGTGTTTAACGGACGTTTGCACAGGTCAGACAAAACGCGTAACGGCTTTGTGGATCGTTAAAGGCCGCCAGTTTGTCGCTTTCCGCTTTCATCGCTTTAGCCGCCGTTGCGACTGGCGCAGGCAAATACGCCTGCAGCGCCTCAGGCAGCATGGCGCGTACGGAGCCGGACATGCTGTTCATCACCAGGTCAAAGAACGACGGCTCGTCCTGATAATACTCAACATGCCACTGCTTGAGCTTCGCCAGTTCGGCGGCTTTCTTCACCGCGTCATCAAAGTCGCCCAGGCTGTCTACCAGACCATTATTCTTCGCATCCTGGCCAGTCCAGACGTGGCCCTGCGCAATGTCGTCGATCTGTTGCGGTGTCTTTTTACGGGACTCTGCCACCAGCGTAATAAAGCGCTTGTAGCCGTTCTCGATACTGAGCTGCATCATCTCAGAGACTTCAGGCGGCAGCGATTTGGTGACCGACACATCCGCCAGCGGTGAAGTGGCAACGCCATCGGTATGGACGCCCAGATAATCCAGGCTGTTTTCCACGGTGTTAATCACCCCAAAGATGCCAATCGAGCCGGTCAGCGTGCTCGGGTTGGCGACGATGTAGTTAGCCGGGGTTGAAATCCAGTAACCGCCCGAGGCCGCCATTCCACCCATCGACACCACTACCGGCTTGCCGGCTGCACGTGCCGCGGCAAGTTCAGCGCGGATCACTTCAGAAGCGCTGACGCTGCCGCCAGGGCTGTTTACGCGCAGTACGATCGCCTTCACTTTCGGATCAAGGCGAGCATCACGGATTTGCGATGCGGTGGTATCGCCGCCCACGTTACCCGGCGTTTCCTCGCCGTCCATGATGGCACCATTAGCAAAGACCACCGCGACGCTGTCACCGCTGTCATCCGGCTTTTTGGTCGCATAATCGTACATGCTGATAGCGCTGAAGTTTTTATCCTCTTTGCTCCAGCCAAACTGTTTGCTCAGTGATTTTTCGATATCCGCGCTGGTGCCCAGCGCATCGACCAGTTTGTTATCCAGCGCATATTTTGCGGTATCACCATCAACCTTGCGCAGGCCTTCCAGCACGCCCTGCGCGCCAGGGAACACCTGTTCAGCGGTTATCTGGCGGTTAGCGGCCACGGTGCTCAGATAGTTTTGCCACAGCTCACCAATCCAGCGGCTGTCCGCTTCACGGGCCGCAGGGGACATATCATCACGAATAAACGGCTCCACGGCGGATTTATAGGTTCCGACGCGGAAGACGTGGGTGGTGACTTTCAGTTTGTCGAGCAGCGATTTGTAATACAGACCGTTAGTGGCAAAGCCATGCAGATCGACCGTACCCTGCGGGGAGAGCCAGATTTTATTGGCGAAGCTGGCCAGATAATACTGCCCCTGGCTGTAGCTGTCCCCGACCGCAATCACCGGCTTGCCGCTGTCGCGGAATTCGCGCAGCGCTTTACCAATGTATTGCATTGAAGGCTGGTCGCCGCCGGCAAAATCTTTCAGATCCAGCACGATGCCGGTAATGTTGCGGTCATCTTTTGCCTGACGAATGGTGTCGACGATATCGAACAGGGAGTTTTCCTGAAGACGGTCTGATGTCGCGCCAAACAGCTGACGGCCAATAACGCCCAGACGATTGCTGGTGGACGGCTTATCGACGATGACGCCCGTGATATCAAGTAACAGCGCCCCGCGAGTCGAATGCTGCGCCTGATTTGCGTTGCTGATATGCATCCAGACGCCTGCGCAAACCAGAACCAGGAGGATGAAGAAGATATTCATCACCAGGTTGCGGACGAAGTTGAGCAGTCGCCACGTCCATTTAAAGAAACCGGCAATGATTCGCCAAAGGGTTCGCATGTATTCTCCCTAACCAGAAAATGACTGTTTCCGTCGCCACGGGACGGCAATGTGCGGTTATCGTAATGACCCAACCGTCACTTGTCAGCAGGAATCGCCTGCTACGCTGTAACAAAATCTGCCGCCGTGTTAATTTTGTGAGTAAATTTCAAGAAAGGAGTTAACCAATGGACGCACTTGAACTGCTTGTTAACCGCCGTAGCGCTTCACGTCTCACCGAGCCGGCGCCGGCAGGGGAGCAACTGGAGAATATTCTGCGTGCCGGCCTGCGTGCACCGGATCATGGTACGCTGCAGCCATGGCACTTCTTTGTGATTGAAGGTGAAGGCCGCGATCGTTTCAGTCAGATACTGGAGCAGGGGGCGGTTGCCGCAGGTCAGGATGAGAAGGGTATTGAGAAAGCCCGCAGTGCGCCATTCCGTGCGCCGATGATCATCGCTGTCGTGGCGAAATGTCAGGCCGACCACAAAGTGCCGGTCTGGGAGCAGGAAATGTCTGCCGGCTGTGCCGTCATGGCAATGCAAATGGCCGCCGTGGCGCAAGGGTTTAACGGTATCTGGCGCACAGGGCCGCTGACCAACAGCCAGCCGGTTCGCGACGGATTCGCCTGTGGCGAACATGATAAAATTGTCGGCTTCCTCTATCTCGGCACGCCTCAGCTTAAAGCCTCCGCCACCATTAATGTGCCGGACACCACGCCTTTCGTCAGCCGTTTCTGATAACGCGCGCTAAACTGTCTGGATTCTGAGCATCTGCCGCAGAATTCAGACAGTCATACTTACCTCTTTATGGAATGAGCGCTACCATAGCGCGATTGAGATGACAGGAGACGTCCATGAGCGAGCAAACTATTCGTTTAACGCAATACAGCCACGGAGCCGGTTGCGGTTGTAAAATTTCCCCGAAAGTGCTGGAGACCATTCTCCACAGTGAACAGGCGAAGTTTGTCGACCCGAACCTGCTTGTCGGTAACGAAACGCGTGACGATGCGGCAGTTTATGACCTGGGTAACGGCACCAGCATTATCAGTACCACCGACTTCTTTATGCCGATTGTCGACAACCCGTTCGATTTCGGGCGTATTGCGGCCACCAACGCCATCAGCGATATTTTCGCCATGGGGGGCAAACCGATTATGGCGATTGCCATTCTGGGCTGGCCGATTAACACCCTTGCTCCTGAAATTGCCCGTGAGGTGATCGAAGGGGGACGTTTTGCCTGCCAGCAGGCGGGGATCGCGCTGGCCGGGGGACATTCTATCGATGCGCCGGAGCCGATCTTCGGTCTCGCGGTCACGGGCGTGGTGCCCACCGAGCGCGTGAAACGCAACAGCACCGCGCAGGCGGGCTGCAAGCTGTTCCTCACCAAACCGCTGGGCATTGGTGTCCTCACTACTGCGGAGAAAAAATCGCTGCTGAAGCCGGAACACCAGGGGCTGGCAACCGAGGTCATGTGCCAGATGAACCTCGCGGGTGCGGCCTTTGCGAATATCGACGGCGTGAAAGCCATGACCGACGTGACCGGTTTTGGCCTTCTCGGACACCTCTCCGAAGTGTGTCAGGGCGCGGGCGTACAGGCGCAGGTCTGGTATCAGGACGTGCCGAAGCTGCCGGGTGTGGAGGAGTACATTGCAGCGGGCGCCGTTCCGGGCGGTACCCAGCGTAACTTTGCCAGCTATGGTCATCTGATGGGTGAAATGCCTGAAGCGTGGCGCAATCTGCTGTGCGATCCGCAAACGTCCGGTGGTTTGCTGCTGGCGGTCACGCCAGACGCTGAAGCCGACGTCCAGGCGACGGCCGCAGAGTTTGGTATTACCCTGACGGCGATCGGTGAACTGGTGACCGCGCGCGGTGGCCGACCGATGATTGAGATCCGTTAATTCAATGCGGTTGTTTATTGCCGAAAAGCCGAGCCTGGCCCGTGCCATTGCCGATGTGCTGCCGAAGCCGCATCGCAAGGGCGACGGCTTTATCGAATGCGGTAACGGGCAGGTGGTCACCTGGTGTATCGGTCACCTGCTTGAGCAGGCGCAGCCGGATGTTTACGACAGCCGCTATGCCCGCTGGAACCTCAATGACCTACCCATCGTCCCTGATAAATGGCGCCTGCAGCCACGGCCTTCCGTCACCAAACAGCTCAACGTGATTAAACGTTTTTTGCATGACGCGACGGAAGTCATCCACGCGGGTGACCCGGACAGGGAAGGGCAACTGCTGGTGGATGAGGTGCTGGACTATCTGGAGCTGGCGCCGGAAAAACGCCAGCAGGTCCAGCGCTGCCTGATTAACGACCTCAATCCGCAGGCCGTGGAGCGGGCCATTTCACGTCTGCGCGCGAACAGCGAGTTTATTCCGCTGTGCGTTTCCGCGCTGGCCCGCGCTCGAGCGGACTGGCTTTACGGGATCAACATGACCCGCGCCTACACCATTCTGGGGCGTAATGCCGGTTATCAGGGCGTCCTCTCCGTCGGGCGTGTGCAAACGCCGGTGCTGGGGCTGGTGGTGCGTCGTGACGAAGAGATTGAGAATTTCGTCGCCAAAGATTTCTTTGAGGTTAAAGCGCATATCGTCACGCCAAAAGACGAGCGCTTTACCGCCGTCTGGCAGCCAAGCGATGCCTGCGAATCGTATCAGGATGAAGAGGGGCGGTTGCTGCACCGTCCGCTGGCGGAGCACGTGGTCAACCGGATTACCGGTCAGCCTGCTATTGTCACCAGCTATAACGATAAACGGGAATCAGAACCCGCGCCGCTGCCGTTCTCGCTTTCCGCGCTGCAGATTGAAGCGGCGAAACGCTTCGGTCTGAGCGCGCAGAACGTCCTTGATATCTGCCAGAAGCTCTACGAAACCCACAAACTCATTACCTATCCGCGTTCTGACAGCCGGTATCTGCCGGAAGAGCACTTTGCCGGCCGTCACTCGGTGATGAACGCCATTGCCGTTCACGCGCCGGATCTGCTGCCGCAACCGGTTGTGAATCCGGACATTCATAACCGCTGCTGGGATGATAAAAAGGTGGATGCCCACCATGCGATTATCCCGACGGCGCGCGCCAGCAACGTTAACCTCACGGAAAACGAAGCGAAGGTGTATAACCTGGTGGCTCGTCAGTATCTGATGCAGTTCTGCCCGGACGCCATGTTCCGCAAATGCGTGATTGAGCTGGAAATTGCCAAAGGGAAATTTATCGCCAAGGCGCGTTTCCTGGCGGAGGCTGGCTGGCGCACGCTGCTTGGCAACAAAGAGCGTGACGAAGAGAATGACGGCACGCCGCTGCCGGTGGTCGCCAAAGATGACGAGCTGCTGTGTGAGAAAGGCGAAGTGGTTGAACGCCAGACCCAACCGCCGCGCCACTTCACCGATGCGACACTGCTCTCGGCAATGACCGGGATCGCCCGTTTTGTTCAGGATAAGGATCTGAAGAAGATCTTGCGTGCTACCGACGGACTGGGCACAGAAGCGACCCGTGCGGGGATTATCGAGCTGCTGTTTAAGCGCGGTTTTCTGGAGAAAAAAGGGCGCTATATCCACTCGACTGAACCGGGGCGCGCATTGATCCACTCGCTGCCTGAGCTGGCCGCAAGGCCGGACATGACGGCACACTGGGAATCCGTGCTGACGCAAATCAGTGAAAAGCAGTGTCGCTATCAGGACTTTATGCAGCCGCTGGTGGAGACCTTGTACGAGCTGATTAACCAGGCGCGTAATACGCCGGTGAAGCAGTTCCGGGGGATGGTTGCACCGGGTGGTGCGCCGAAGAAACCGTTCAAAAAGAAAAAAAGCGCAGCCTGATGTGCTTTCGGTTGTCGCCCTCTCCCGACGGGAAAGGGCGACAGCGTGCTTAGATAACCCCTTGCCCCATCATCGCATCCGCGACCTTCACGAACCCGGCGATATTTGCGCCGCGCACGTAGTTGGTTTGCGATGCCTCACCGCCGTACTCGACGCAGGCGTGGTGAATATCCAGCATAATGTGGTGCAGACGCGCATCCACTTTCTCTGCCTTCCAGCCGAGGCGCGCGGCGTTTTGCGCCATCTCCAGGCCAGAGGTCGCCACGCCACCGGCGTTCGCGGCTTTGCCCGGCGCAAACAGCACGCCAGCCTCAAGGAACAGATCGGTCGCTTCGATGGTGGTTGGCATATTCGCCCCTTCGGCCACGGCCTTCACGCCGTTGGTAATCAGGGTGCGTGCGGCCTCGGTATCCAGTTCGTTCTGGGTCGCACATGGCAGGGCGATATCGACCGGCACGCCCCACGGTTGTTTGCCTTCGAGCCAGGTCAGACCAAATTCACGGGCATAATCCGCCAGACGGCCGTCGCGGCTGGCTTTAATGTCGCACAGGCGTGCCAGCTTCTCGGCCGTAAAACCGGCTTCATCCACCACGGTACCGCGTGAATCTGACGCGGTAACCACGCGGGCACCAAACTGCATTGCTTTCTCAATGGCGTACTGGGCCACGTTACCGGAGCCGGACACCGCCACGCGCATACCTTCAAACCCTAAGCCGTGGCGCTTCAGCATCGCCTCGGTAAAATAGACCAGCCCGTAGCCGGTGGCTTCCGGACGGATCAGGCTGCCGCCAAAGGAGAGCCCTTTGCCCGTAAAGACACAGGCGCTGTTATTCGAAAGCTTTTTCATCATGCCGGCCATAAAGCCCACTTCACGCGCACCGACGCCGATATCGCCCGCCGGAACGTCAGTATCGGGACCAAGATGACGATAGAGTTCGGTCATCAGCGCCTGACAGAAACGCATCACTTCACCTTCGCTTTTGCCTTTCGGATCGAAATCACTGCCGCCTTTCCCGCCCCCCATGGGCAGGGTCGTAAGGGCGTTTTTAAACGTCTGCTCAAAGCCGAGGAATTTTAAAATCGACAGATTCACGGAAGGGTGGAAACGCATCCCACCCTTAAACGGGCCGATGGCGGAATTAAACTGCACGCGCCACGCGCGGTTAACCTGGACCTGATTACGGTCATCTACCCAGGTCACGCGAAACTGGATCACGCGCTCCGGCTCCACGAGGCGCTCAAGCAGTGACATCTGGCGATAGCGCGGGTTTTCTTCAAGGAACGGCCACAACGTGGTCATGACTTCACGTACGGCCTGCGCAAACTCACTTTGATGCGGGTCGCGCTGTTGAACATAAGAGAGGAAAGTTTCCAGAGAGCGTGTCTGATCCATAGATATAAGAACCCCTTATATTATTTTATGTATATTGCTTATACGAATTGTGTTGTTTTTTTGACTATACCATCCGTACCGCTTTGTGAAGCAAGCAGAAATGCATGCCGAAAAGGAAATTAATCAGCGGGGCTTCGTCATAACCAAAAGCGATGACGAGATAAATTAAAGGTTCTGCGCCGGTTTACCGTTATAGTCTTTATCAGGGCACAACAGGAAGATAAGTCTATGAACCGTTACGTGATAACCGCGTTATGTTTGATGTTTACCGCAGGCGCGCAGGCAGACCGCATTCGCCCGGATGTGGACGTGAATGTGCCGCCGGAGGTGTTCAGCTCCAGCGGCCAGCGAGCGCAGCCGTGTAACCAGTGCTGCATCTATCAGGATCAGAACTATTCGGAAGGGGCAGTGGTAAAAGCGGACGGCATTCTGTTGCAGTGCCAGCGTGATGAACGCACCATTAGCACGAATCCGCTGGTCTGGCGTCGCGTAAAACAATAAACGCCTCCAGCAGCGGGATGTCCGCAGGCGCTAAGTTGAAACCAAATGCGTCTTCGGGCGTACACCACACCAGCGCACTGTGGTAATGCGCCGTCAGCGCGCCGCTGAACGCCGGAACGTGCCAGGCGTGAAGGTTGATTAACCGCTGTGACACCTCACGCTGATGGCTTGCCACATACTCACCTGGCTGCGCGTGGATGCCGAGCTCTTCGTGCAGCTCGCGGACAAGCGCCTCGGGCTGCGTCTCACCGGCTTCTACTTTTCCGCCTGCGAATTCCCACATGCCCGGCTGGTCGGCATGAGCCGGGCGCTGGGCCAGTAAAATTTTGTTGTCTTTTTCGATGATTGCCGCAACGACATCGACTGTTTTTAGCATGGTCGTCAATACTTGTTAGCGAAAAACACCATATTATCGTGCCCTTTCTAAGAGTCCAGCCATCAGGAGAATCAGGTGAAAGAGACGTCCACCTGGGTAGATCCCATCGCCACCCTTCCGGTCAGCATAAAACCGATTGCCGCCATGCAGAAAAAACACTTTGGTGCCGTGCTTAACCCCACGCGCTGGTGGGGAAGGATGCCACGTCTTTTCTGGCTGGTGGCATTGTTCGTCGGTTTTCTCGAACGTCGTCACGCGCGCCTGTCGCCGGTGCTCCGTTCGCTGTTAATGACCCGGGTATCGCAGCTTTGTCACTGCGCTTTTTGTATCGATGCCAACAGTTTGCGCCTGGCGGAGCGCTCGGGCGCATTGGATAAGGTTCATGCCGTCAACGCGTGGCGTGATTCCGCTCTTTTTAGCGAAGAGGAGCGTGCAGCGCTGGCCTATGCCGAGGCTGTCACCGCGACGCCGCCCCGTGTGAATGACGAAGTAAAAAGTGAGATCAAACGCCATTTCAGCGAGGACGCGATCGCCGAAATGACGGCGCTGATTGCGTTTCAGAATCTCTCTGCACGCTTTAATGCCGCGCTGGACATCCCGGCGCAGGGGTTATGTGCCACGTTTAAAGAGGATCCCCATGCTTGATCGTCATCTGCACCCGCGGATTAAACCCACGCTCAACCGACTGGTGTCAGTACTGGATAAGCCGGGGATCACGCCTGACGGATTAACCCTGACCGGGTTTGCCATAGGCGTTCTGGCCTTACCGTTTCTGGCCCTCGGCTGGTATCCGGCGGCGCTCGTCGCCATCGTGCTGAATCGCCTGCTGGATGGTCTGGACGGTGCGCTGGCGCGCCGGCGCGGGCTGACGGATGCGGGAGGATTTCTTGATATCGCCCTCGATTTTCTGTTTTACGCGCTGGTTCCCTTCGGATTCGCGCTGGCGGCCCCCGCAGAGAATGCGCTTGCCGCTGGCTGGCTGTTGTTTGCCTTTATCGGTACCGGGAGCAGTTTTCTGGCATTTGCCGCGCTGGCAGCGAAACACAACATCGACAACCCCGGCTACGCGCATAAGTCGTTTTACTATATTGGTGGGTTAACGGAGGGGACGGAGACGATCGCGCTGTTTGTGCTGTGC from Enterobacter ludwigii includes the following:
- the msrB gene encoding peptide-methionine (R)-S-oxide reductase MsrB → MSNQRNPDDLKKNLTEMQFYVTQNHGTEPPFTGRLLHNKRDGVYHCLVCDAPLFNSQTKFDSGCGWPSFYEPVSDDAIRYLSDTSHGMVRTEIRCGTCDAHLGHVFPDGPQPTGERFCVNSASMSFTDDENGDQIKG
- a CDS encoding YeaC family protein, encoding MISGMTPEVYQRLVTAVELGKWPDGVALTPEQKENSLQLVMLWQARNNTDAQHMTIDTQGQMVMKSKRELKEDFGITPKPIATIKMQ
- a CDS encoding glycoside hydrolase family 18 protein; amino-acid sequence: MKRLPLLAALPLLCASVASATPLMSVGYFNGGGDVTAGPGGDINTLDVRQITHLNYSFGLVYNDEKDETHAALKDPAKLHQIWLSPKVAADLALIPTLRKQNPNLKVLLSVGGWGARGFSGAAATQESRAVFIRSAQEIVEKYALDGIDLDWEYPVNGAWGLVASTPADRDNFTALLKELRAAFGHKKLVTIAVGANAESPKSWVDVKAIAPLLDYINLMTYDMAYGTQYFNANLYDSSDWPTVAAADKYSVDFVVNNYLAAGLKPQQMNLGIGFYGRVPKRAVEPGIDWTKPDAQNHPVTQPYFGPKETGLFASLGYDLTKDTYVKYNDIVKKLLNDPQKRFTEHWDERAQVPWLSVNAADGKALFALSYENPRSVAIKADYIKEKGLAGAMFWEYGADDNNQLAKQLAESLGIKPKE
- the pncA gene encoding bifunctional nicotinamidase/pyrazinamidase gives rise to the protein MTQRALLLVDLQNDFCAGGALAVAEGDSTVDVANTLIEWCKTRGEAVVASQDWHPADHGSFASQHGVEPFTQGELDGLAQTFWPDHCVQQTEGAQLHPLLNQKAIDAVFHKGENPSIDSYSAFFDNGHRQKTALDGWLRHHEITELIVLGLATDYCVKFTVLDALQLGYTVSVITDGCRGVNIQAHDSAQAFMDMAAEGATLYTLEDWLETHA
- the ansA gene encoding asparaginase, whose product is MQKKSIYVAYTGGTIGMQRSENGYIPVSGHLQRQLALMPEFHRPEMPDFTIHEYEPLMDSSDMTPEDWQHIADDIKAHYDQYDGFVILHGTDTMAFTASALSFMLENLGKPVIVTGSQIPLAELRSDGQINLLNSLYVAANYPINEVSLFFNNRLYRGNRTTKAHADGFDAFASPNLQPLLEAGIHIRRLGTPPAPSTAGELIVHPITPQPIGVVTIYPGISADVVRNFLRQPVKALILRSYGVGNAPQNGEFLKELQEASERGIVVVNLTQCMSGKVNMGGYATGNALAHAGVISGFDMTVEATLTKLHYLLSQDLDIQSIRSAMMQNLRGELTPDE
- the sppA gene encoding signal peptide peptidase SppA produces the protein MRTLWRIIAGFFKWTWRLLNFVRNLVMNIFFILLVLVCAGVWMHISNANQAQHSTRGALLLDITGVIVDKPSTSNRLGVIGRQLFGATSDRLQENSLFDIVDTIRQAKDDRNITGIVLDLKDFAGGDQPSMQYIGKALREFRDSGKPVIAVGDSYSQGQYYLASFANKIWLSPQGTVDLHGFATNGLYYKSLLDKLKVTTHVFRVGTYKSAVEPFIRDDMSPAAREADSRWIGELWQNYLSTVAANRQITAEQVFPGAQGVLEGLRKVDGDTAKYALDNKLVDALGTSADIEKSLSKQFGWSKEDKNFSAISMYDYATKKPDDSGDSVAVVFANGAIMDGEETPGNVGGDTTASQIRDARLDPKVKAIVLRVNSPGGSVSASEVIRAELAAARAAGKPVVVSMGGMAASGGYWISTPANYIVANPSTLTGSIGIFGVINTVENSLDYLGVHTDGVATSPLADVSVTKSLPPEVSEMMQLSIENGYKRFITLVAESRKKTPQQIDDIAQGHVWTGQDAKNNGLVDSLGDFDDAVKKAAELAKLKQWHVEYYQDEPSFFDLVMNSMSGSVRAMLPEALQAYLPAPVATAAKAMKAESDKLAAFNDPQSRYAFCLTCANVR
- a CDS encoding NAD(P)H nitroreductase, with amino-acid sequence MDALELLVNRRSASRLTEPAPAGEQLENILRAGLRAPDHGTLQPWHFFVIEGEGRDRFSQILEQGAVAAGQDEKGIEKARSAPFRAPMIIAVVAKCQADHKVPVWEQEMSAGCAVMAMQMAAVAQGFNGIWRTGPLTNSQPVRDGFACGEHDKIVGFLYLGTPQLKASATINVPDTTPFVSRF
- the selD gene encoding selenide, water dikinase SelD, whose amino-acid sequence is MSEQTIRLTQYSHGAGCGCKISPKVLETILHSEQAKFVDPNLLVGNETRDDAAVYDLGNGTSIISTTDFFMPIVDNPFDFGRIAATNAISDIFAMGGKPIMAIAILGWPINTLAPEIAREVIEGGRFACQQAGIALAGGHSIDAPEPIFGLAVTGVVPTERVKRNSTAQAGCKLFLTKPLGIGVLTTAEKKSLLKPEHQGLATEVMCQMNLAGAAFANIDGVKAMTDVTGFGLLGHLSEVCQGAGVQAQVWYQDVPKLPGVEEYIAAGAVPGGTQRNFASYGHLMGEMPEAWRNLLCDPQTSGGLLLAVTPDAEADVQATAAEFGITLTAIGELVTARGGRPMIEIR